The DNA segment TTTCCGGACGGAGACCCAATAGGATCTCTGTCCAAAGGAAACGAGGTAACTGTGGCGCCACCCAGTAAGTACTCACCGGAATTTCGCGAAGAAGCCGTCCAGGTCACGCCGAGGTCAAGTAAGACCATCACCGAGGTTGCTCGGGAGTTCGACCTCAATTATGAAACCCTTCGCGGCTGGGTGAAGAAGCATCAGATACAGCAGGAGCCTTCAGTGGGTGCGGAACTGACAGTAAATGAGCGCGCACGCCTGAAGGAACTTGAACGAATGAACCGCGAGCTCGAGATGGAAAACAGTTTCCTGAAAAAAGCCGCAGCGTACGTGTGTCCTGAACGGAGGCGACTGCCGGTATAGGTCGGTAGACATCGATGGTGCTGCACAGGTGATGAGGGTTTGGCCCCTTGGAGTCGCTCGGCGGAGAGAGGCTTCAAACGTAGCTGTTCAGCAGGGGTGACGGATCTTCAGGCTGCTGTGGTGAGGTGACCGGGTGTGAGGGCAGGCGGGAGCCACGCGCCGGTGGTGAAGAGCTCCTCCAGTGCGTCGAGTTTGTCCCGGCCCCACTTGCCCGCGGTGGACAGGTAGGACTGGACGACAGCGAAGTCGATCAGTCCCTGGAGGGTGCGTCGGCAGCCGCCGGAGGCGCGTTGTTGCACCTTGACGGGGCGTTGGTCACGTTCGGCGACATTGTTCGAGAAGGGGACAGCTAGATCGGTGGCGAAGCGGAGGATCATGTCCTCGTTGGTCTCGAACCGGCGGATCAGGGTGCGGGCTTCCTTGGCCGGCAGGCTCTGTCTGCCGAGGTTGTCGTCCCGGCCGCGGGCCAGCGCGCCGAGGTAGCGGCTACGGATACCGGCCAGGACACGGGGGCGAGCGTGTCGCAACCGGCCGCGCGGGCGGCGTGGGCAGCCTTGTTCGCCTCGCACAAAGTGGTGGCCATCGCCTCGGCCCACAACTGCCCGTCCGCATCGCCCTCGTGGATGCTGTGCAGGTCACGCAACAGGTGGGCACCGCACCAGGCGTGCAGGATGTGGTCGAGGTGGGTGTAGCCCGCGTAGCCGTCGCGCACCAGGATGCCGTCGAAGGCGGGCCAGATACCGCCCTCGTCTATGGCCTCCATCGTGCGCTTGCCGACGTGCATCGCGGTCAGGTACTCGGTGCAGGCCACGTGCAGATAGCGCAGGGCGCCCTCGGCGCGGGCGCAGGTCTCGTCCGCGTGCGCGACCGGAGCCGCAGCGATCAACTCCCGCACCCGGGGCGGGAAGCCGGTCTCCGGCAGGCGGGCGGCCCTGCCGCGCAGCGCGGCCACCCAGCCACCGGAGACTGATGCTCCCAGCAGGGCGGACAGCACGGAAGCGGCCCGGCGGACGGGGAGATGGTGGGCACACCAGCCAAGCGGCCCGCGCCATCAGCGCGGGGCCGTACTGCACCCGTCCGCGCGCCCAGTCCAGGATGTCACCGACCGTGGTGGTGCCACAGCCGGTGCAGGTCCGCGATACGGCCTGGTACTCGGTGACGTGGGGGCGCGGCGGAGGCGGCGGGGCGTCGAAGACCTGGTGACTGCGCTCGTCGAAGACCGGGGCATCGGTCAGGGAGGCACCGCACCCGCAGTAGGTCCGCGGATCGTGGCGGACGACCTCATCCGGATCCCCGACCCGCTTCAGCGTGCTGCCCGGGGTGCCGTCCTGCTTACCCGGGCGACGCCCCGAGCGGGTACGCGAGGACCGCTTCGGCGCCGGCCTGGTAAACGGAGTGTCCGAAGACGGCGGCTGCGAAGAGTTCGACGAGTCCTTGCCCAGCCGACGCTCCAACTCCGCAACCCGCGCGACGAGCTGCTCGACCAGCTCAGTCAAGGACGTGATCGTGGCATCCTTCGCCGACAACAGGAGCAACAACTCCTCGCGCGTCGGCTCACCTTGGGACTCCACACCACAAGCCTACCGATCACGCGATAGCGAGGTCCAACAGACCGTCACCCCAGCTGAACAGCTACGTTCGAGGGCACCTCCGGACTCGAGAGGGAAGACCTCGCCACCCTGCACCCCGACCCACGAAGATCACAAACAGCAAACTTCCAGGTCAAACACCTGGCTGGTTGAACAACAGCTAGTCAGTGACCGGTGAGCATGCCTTCCCGCAGCCGGGTGAGAGTGCGCGACAGCAGTCGGGAGACGTGCATCTGGGAGACACCGAGGCGTTCGCCGATCTGGGCCTGGGTGAGTTCTTCCACGAACCGCATGTGGATGATCTGCCGGTCCCGCTCATCGAGTTCCGCGATCAGTGGGGCCAGGGTGTGGAAGTCCTCCACCAGCTCCAGAGCCTGGTCCTGGGCGCCGATGAAGTCCTGCAGCGCGGCTTCGCCGTCCTCACTGCCGCTGATGGTGGCGTCCAGGGAGGAGGAGTTGTAGCCGTTCGCCGCGAGGCGGGCCTCCCGTACCTCTTCCTCGGGAAGGTTCATCAGCTCCGACAGTTCCTTCACCGTCGGGGTACGCCCCAGGCGGCTGCGGAGTTCCTCAGTGGCGCGTGCGAGCTGGACGCGGGCTTCCTGCAGGCGGCGTGGAACGTGCACGGCCCAGGTGGTGTCGCGGAAGAACCGCTTGATCTCGCCGACGATGTAGGGGATGGCGAAGGAGGTGAACTCCGCCTCCCGGGAGAGGTCGAACCGGTCGATCGCCTTGATCAGGCCGATCATGCCGACCTGGACGATGTCCTCCATCTCCTCCGGCCCCCGGCTGCGGAACCGGCCGGCCGCGAAGCGGACCAGGGACATGTTCATCTCGATCAGCGTGTTCCGCGCGTAGCTGTACTCCGGCGTGCCCTCCTCCAGCACCGCAAGCTGGTCGAAGAACAGCCTGGACAGCTCGCGAGCATCCTTCGGCGCCACCTGAGAAGGATCGGCAACCTCCGGCAACTCGTGCGCCTGCGTGTCCGTTGCCGTCACGTTCATGAGCGCCATGACAGATCCCTCCCACCGTCGAAGCCAACCGCGCCGCCAGTCCGATGCAGTCGACGCCGCTGCGCGGATACCCCCTCGTCCTGCCTCTATGCCTGCACTCGCGCAAAAGAGGGAACACACTTGTCGAGCGGCCCGGCACCCAAGGGGACGATCCAGTGCCCCCCGGTCAGGCAGCACGACGGAACGGCATCACGGCAGCCGGGCCCACCGAGCGGGGCCCCGACTTGCCGCGGACCTTGTCCATGACCTGTCCGGAGACGAGTCCGGCCTCGCGGGTGGCGTCCAGGCCGATCCGTTGGGCGACCAGGCCGGCATCGATGAGGTCCTCGGCTCCCAGGCCAATCCTGGTCAGGCGGACACGCCGGAGACCGGCGGCGTCCATCGGCTGGCAGGCGAGGGGGCGCAGGTCGTCATCATGTGCGGAGGGCCCGGCAAGACGGCTGGTCTTCTCCCAGCTGTGCCGCCCGCGAACGTCAAGGTCAGGGTGAGCGCTCGTGCGGCCTGACCGCAGCGGCGCGGCAGTCGGAACGGACGCCCAGGTCCCGCAGGGTGGCCCGGACGGTGGCGCTGTCAAGGGTGTGGGCTCTGTTGCTCAATTGCGGAGAGTGACGCCGGCCTGTCGACGGGGCGCAGGGAACGGGTCTCGCGAGGAGGCGGTCCGGCCCCGGACCCTCTCGGATGCGGTGCGTGACCATCCCCTGAATTGAGCAGCAGAGTCGGCGTGGTGGGCAAAGCGGTGCCGCACGGCGGGCCGCTGCGGCTCAGCGCTGCGGGTCCGGTCTGGTCTCGGCCGGTCTGGGATGTTCGCCGTGCCAGTCCAGTATCAGGACCGTGGCGTCGTCCTTGAGGTTGCCATGGCAGGCGTCGAGCACCGCGGCGGTCAGGCTTCGGACGGCTGCTCTTGGATGCAGCGTGCGGGTGTCGTGAACGATCGAGGCCAGGTCGACGGCTGCGGCACCGCGCTCCTGCATTCCGTCGGTGAGCAGGATCAGGCGGTCTCCGGGCTGCAGTTGCAGTTCCTGCAGACGATAGGAGGCGGGTGCCGCCACACCGAACGGCAGGTTGACGGCGAGTTTGACCTCTTCGACGGTGCCGTCGCGCAGCCGCAGTGGCCAGGGGTGGCCGGCGTTGACCAATTCACACAGGCCTGTTTCGAGGTCGACGCACAGCAGTTGCCCGGTGGCCAGGCCCTGGCTGTGGCTCAGCAGGGTCTGGTGGGCGTGCTGGGCTTGCGTGAGGGCGTCACAGCCGCTGCGGCGTGCCCGCCGCAGCGCGCCGACCAGCAGGGTGGCCAGCAGAGCGGAGTCCGTGTCGTGGCCCATGGCGTCGGTGATGGACAGGTACAGGGTGTCGCGGTCGAGGGTGTAGTCGTAGGTGTCGCCACCGATGTCGTCGGCCGGGATCAGCCCGGCGGCGAGGGTGAACTGGGCCGCCTCGCAGCAGGGGGCCGAGGGAAGCAGTTGGTGCTGGATCTCCGCGGCCAGGCTGGTCTCGGTGGTGCGCCCGCCCAAGTGGTACAGATCGGTGAAGCGGCGGTCCGTGACGATGACGTAGGCCAGCGCGTGTGCCGCCTCGCGAACCTGTCGGAGCACGGTGTCGTCGGCGGACTGCAGGATCATCTCCAAAAGGCCGATGCAGTCGCCGCGGTTGGTGACCGGCGTGATGACGCGCCGTCCATCCTGGCCCTCCGGTTCCACATGCTGGCACTGGCTCTGCAGAACGGTGTCGTAGACACTGCCCTGCAGGTCGATCGGCTCGGCATGGTCCACGGCATCACCGCTGGTCGCGGTGAGCCGTACCAGCCGCCGACCGACGAGATCGACGAAAAGGAAGGACACGCATTCCGCACCGAATCGCTTTTGCAGGTCGCGTGCTATCACATCCACGGACTCACTGGGCGGCGCCGCCTCCGCAGAGGCCAGCAACTCGCCCAGCTCCAGATCTCCACCCTCCACGGCAACCTCCGATCGACTGCCGAAACCTTTTCCCCAAGTTTCCGCGATATCACCCGACGCACCCGTCGTGACTGGTCAGGACGGTTAACTCTTTCCAGCCCCGGTGACAGGTCGGGCCGTTGGAACTCCCCACGAACTCTTTTCCGGGCGACTTCGGGTACCTCCGGGAGACACTCAGCCATGGCGCGGAGTGGCCGCTGCACGGAAGTCGAGCCAGAACCGGGAAACACGAACGCAGCCATGGCCGTCACCGCCCGAGCGACCTCGCCCCGGTCGAAGTACAGACGGTTCCTCCCGGTCTTCGGCATCAGCGGTGGACCACCCCACGTGATCTTCGGGCCGCCTAGTAGTCGGGTCGCCCGGGGGAATCTCACCCCCGGGCTCCCACGGAACGGAACGTGACAGTCTCCCGTCATTCCGCTCTTGTCGTCCTGGTCCTCAGCCCGTCGGGGCCACCCAGGTCCAGTGAGCGAAGTACTTCGGACGGCGTGCATGGCCCTCGGTCAGCCGCCGCAGGGCTTGCTTCATCCCCACCCGGTACTTCTTCCCGATCCACCGCAGCAGGTAGGTGTTGATGCGGTCGAACAGCGGGTACAGCGCCGAGCGATAGAAACGCCCGTAGTAGTTCGCCCATCCCCGGACCACCGGATTCATCATCCGGGCCAAGTCGGTCGACTCCCACGTGGTGCGCCGGTGCAGTCGCCAGGACCGCACCGTCCTGCTCAGCCTCTTCAGGGCCTGCTTGCTGATCGCGGGCAGAAACGCGGTGAACATCACCCCGTGCCTGTCCTTGGCTCCTCGCGGCCGGAACGTGAACCCCAGAAACGTGAACCCGGTGACCGGGAACCGGCCACGTCGGTTGTCGTCCTTGCAGTACACGATCCTGGTCTTGTCCGGATGCAGCTCCAGACCGACCTCCGCCATCCTCGACCGCAACGCGGTCAGGACCCGTTTCGCCCCGGCCAACGTGCGGCAATGGATCACCGCATCATCGGCGAAACGCTCGAACGGGCAGTCCGGGTACTCCCGGACCATCCACATATCGAACGCATAATGCAGAAAAAGGTTCGCCAAGACGGGCGATACCGCAGAACCCTGCGGCGTGCCCTCTGCCCGTTCAGTTGTGGACCCGTCAGGAAGCCGCAGTCCGGCGGCCAGCCACCGCCGGACGTACAGCACCACCCAACGAGCGTCGGTGTGCGCCTCAACCGCGGCTACGACCTTGTCCCATGGGACGGTGTCGAAGAACTTCCGGATGTCGAACTCGACCACCCAGTCATACCGCCAACACCGCTCCCGGCAGACCTGGACCGCATCCAGGGCCGACTTACCCGGCCGGTATCCGAAGGAATCCGGATGGAACACCCGCTCCACCCGTTCCGACAGGTGCCGGGCCACCACCGTCTGCGCCACCCGATCAGCAACAGTGGGCACACCGAGAACACGCGTACCTCCTGCACTCTTCGGGATCGGCACCGCCTTGACGTCCGGCGGGAAGTAGGTGCCCGAGGACATCCGGTTCCAGATCTTGTACAAGTTGTTCTTCAGATCCTTCTCGAACGCCTCGATGGACACTCCGTCCACCCCGGACGCGCCCTTGTTCCCTCTCACCTTCTCCCAGGCGTCCCACACCTCCCGCTTGGAGATGTCGAACGGCTTGGCTGACGCTTTCAACTCGTCCATCCCGCTCCTCCCGGAGAACTTCCGGTTGACGACACAAACCAGTCACGAACGACCCGGCCCCTTCGCTCCACTCCCATTACAGGAGCTTCGGCACTACTACGAGCCGGTCCGCCGGCGCGCCGCGCGACGATACTCAACGCCCAGCCGGAGCACTTCCGCACCGGGCTCTCCCTGTCGCCCCGGCCGCTGAGCCAGGGCAGTATCGCGACACGCCTTCCCACGTTCCGCACGGAAGCCGCAGACCGGGCTCGCGCCGCCTTCATGCCGGACACCGCCTGGCCAGTAAGCGGTCACCCGCCAGGCTCATCCCGGGATCCTGTAGACACCCCGGTTTCGATGTCACCTACTACTCACGACACGTCATCAGCGGTTCACTCGCGTTCGCCTTCCCGGTCCCCACCTGACACCTGACCAGCGCCTTTTCCCCGGACGCTCACCACGACGGTCTTCAGCCAACGCAGCTCGGGGTGGTTTGGCGCCTCCCACCGCAGGGCGACGCCGAAGGGCCACAAAACCTTCATCTTCCGTGCAGCACCACATCAAGCAGGGTCTCTACCCACATCAACCTCACTCTCTGCGTTCGTGGCACACCTACAGCCGTAGATCGTGATCTTGCTTGGCCTCTGACTGAATCTTGGCCGTTTGCCAGGAGGTCTGGCGGTGTGTCAGCAGCTCCTGGTCACAGTCGCTCCGCCGACCGCGCGGCAAACATGCAGGTCGCGGCGCAGACTCGCCCTTGGCGTCGAGCGGGTCACCTGTCACCATCAAGCCGTGGTCAACCTTTCGAAGATCGTGAGGCAGGCAGACGTCCTCCTCGACCTGATGGGCGTGGCAGTCGGCTCGATGCTGTTGGTG comes from the Streptomyces sp. KMM 9044 genome and includes:
- a CDS encoding transposase, which encodes MAPPSKYSPEFREEAVQVTPRSSKTITEVAREFDLNYETLRGWVKKHQIQQEPSVGAELTVNERARLKELERMNRELEMENSFLKKAAAYVCPERRRLPV
- a CDS encoding RNA polymerase sigma factor SigF; translated protein: MALMNVTATDTQAHELPEVADPSQVAPKDARELSRLFFDQLAVLEEGTPEYSYARNTLIEMNMSLVRFAAGRFRSRGPEEMEDIVQVGMIGLIKAIDRFDLSREAEFTSFAIPYIVGEIKRFFRDTTWAVHVPRRLQEARVQLARATEELRSRLGRTPTVKELSELMNLPEEEVREARLAANGYNSSSLDATISGSEDGEAALQDFIGAQDQALELVEDFHTLAPLIAELDERDRQIIHMRFVEELTQAQIGERLGVSQMHVSRLLSRTLTRLREGMLTGH
- a CDS encoding PP2C family protein-serine/threonine phosphatase, whose translation is MEGGDLELGELLASAEAAPPSESVDVIARDLQKRFGAECVSFLFVDLVGRRLVRLTATSGDAVDHAEPIDLQGSVYDTVLQSQCQHVEPEGQDGRRVITPVTNRGDCIGLLEMILQSADDTVLRQVREAAHALAYVIVTDRRFTDLYHLGGRTTETSLAAEIQHQLLPSAPCCEAAQFTLAAGLIPADDIGGDTYDYTLDRDTLYLSITDAMGHDTDSALLATLLVGALRRARRSGCDALTQAQHAHQTLLSHSQGLATGQLLCVDLETGLCELVNAGHPWPLRLRDGTVEEVKLAVNLPFGVAAPASYRLQELQLQPGDRLILLTDGMQERGAAAVDLASIVHDTRTLHPRAAVRSLTAAVLDACHGNLKDDATVLILDWHGEHPRPAETRPDPQR
- the ltrA gene encoding group II intron reverse transcriptase/maturase, which codes for MDELKASAKPFDISKREVWDAWEKVRGNKGASGVDGVSIEAFEKDLKNNLYKIWNRMSSGTYFPPDVKAVPIPKSAGGTRVLGVPTVADRVAQTVVARHLSERVERVFHPDSFGYRPGKSALDAVQVCRERCWRYDWVVEFDIRKFFDTVPWDKVVAAVEAHTDARWVVLYVRRWLAAGLRLPDGSTTERAEGTPQGSAVSPVLANLFLHYAFDMWMVREYPDCPFERFADDAVIHCRTLAGAKRVLTALRSRMAEVGLELHPDKTRIVYCKDDNRRGRFPVTGFTFLGFTFRPRGAKDRHGVMFTAFLPAISKQALKRLSRTVRSWRLHRRTTWESTDLARMMNPVVRGWANYYGRFYRSALYPLFDRINTYLLRWIGKKYRVGMKQALRRLTEGHARRPKYFAHWTWVAPTG